In Candidatus Peregrinibacteria bacterium, the genomic window GGTAAAGGTGGTGGTAAATTTGATCCGGATGGACAGTTGACCAGAGCTGAGGCGGCGAAGATTGCTTCGAACCTAATTCGGCTCAAAGATTCAAATGTGCCAAAACGCACGGCGCAAACGAAGTAACCAAACCTAAAACTTAAATACAAATACATGGCCAAAGTAGAAATTTACTCAAAAGATTACTGCCCTTATTGTTCTCAAGCAAAAGCACTTTTTGAAGACAAAGAAGTTGAATTTGCTGAATACGATATAACTTATGATGAAGCGAAGCAGAAAGAAATGATGGAGAGATCAGAAGGTAAACTCATGACGGTTCCACAGATTTACATCAACGATACACTCATTGGTGGCTACTCAGATCTAGAGGGGCTAGATGACGAAGGTAAATTGGATGAGATGCTCGCTTAATACTTGAAGAAGTTTTTTACATTTTTATACAAAGTATTTAAAGCCTCACCACTCGTCAATCGAGTGCGCGATTTCCTGATTTCTTTTTTGTAAAAATTCATTGAACAATTCGTCTATTTCCAAACCTTTTTCTTGCAATTCCAAAAGTTGGTTGAGCGTATTTTCGGAAAGATTAAGTTGAAGTTTTTTGCGCGCTGACCCGTTTTTCACCGCATTTTCAACTTTCGTCCCACAATCTGCTGCCACCTCAACTTCTCCTTCACTCGTTTTATCATCCTCGATCACCCAACAACCCTTGATTTCCCCACAACTTATTTTCTCACCTCCAAAAGTGTTCACGTGAACACTATGGAGAATTTTGTGGGCTAA contains:
- the grxC gene encoding glutaredoxin 3 → MAKVEIYSKDYCPYCSQAKALFEDKEVEFAEYDITYDEAKQKEMMERSEGKLMTVPQIYINDTLIGGYSDLEGLDDEGKLDEMLA